TGGGTGTTTTTGTAGATGAGCCTATATTTCGTTCCGTCTACTTTGGTAAAGTGAAAGAGATAATGGAAAAGGCGGGTACCTCTCCTTTATACTGGTGCTGCAACAACAACCAAAACAAAGGAAAAAGGAGGTAACCCGCCATGACTTCATTATACCAGCGACTAAAGGAATCAGGGAATCCCAAAGCCCCTATGGAAGTTATATGCGACTTGATAGAAAAAGGTAAAACAGCCAAAGAAATAGCTAACATCATGGGAATTACTGAAAGATGGGTTAGAACATTGATGAAACGGAAAAAAGATGGCCTATCTGCCAAAGAATTATTGCACAAAAAAGGTCCCAGATCCCCTCATCCAAAAAGAACTAAACCTCACATCGAAGCTTTGGTTATTGAAACTCAACAGAAAACCAACATGGGTCCTAGAAGACTTGCAAGAGAGCTGAAAAGAACCCTCAATCTGAATATATCTTCCTACACCATCAGAAACATCTTACGCAGAAACAACGTTAAAACTAAAAAAGTACGTTCTAGAAACGGAAATAAACGCTACTATGCCAACCTAAACCACTGGGAAGCCCTACAATACTTCCAGATCGATTCAAAACATATAGCAGACGCAAAGACTCTCCCACCAAAAGCATATGCTGCCCTGTTTAAATACAGGCTTCCCAAATACCAATTTACCGCTATCGATATCAAAACAAGAATGAGAATCTTATGCTTCTCCGATGAATGCTCTTTCGCAAATGGCTTCTCCTTCATACTTTACATCGCCTTCCTCATGCGGGCTTTGGGCATCAGACATAGAATGTTCTTCCAAACTGACAACGGGAGCGAATTCGGCGGATCTGAAGAAAGCAGAAAAAGAAAAATATTGCAGGAAAAATTCCTAGAACCCTTAGGCGTTACTCTCCTCTCCATACCAAAAGGAGAAAAAGAAGCCCAAGGTTTTGTGGAACGAAGTCATCGCACCGATGATGAGGAATTCTACATACCTGCACTACCTCACATAACATCCCGAAAGGTCTTTATGACTTCTGCCGCAAGCTGGGTAAAATATTACAATCAAAAACGATCTCATGGAGGCAGAGATATGAACGGGAAAACTCCAAAGGAAAAAATATTTGAACTCTCACTAGTCAGTTCTAAAGCCGCTACTTCCATACCCCCTATACTCTTGGACAAAGTAAACACCTTTATACTAAAAATGGTGGGAGCTCAAAACATCTCCTGGGACTCCCACCATCTCCTTCAACTAATTAAACGGAAGCAATTTGTGGCCCCTTACATTATTGGGTGTTTTTCATTATTTGGTTTTATATCCAGCTGACATTTGTAACAAGGGCTTTTGCATGTTCTATAGCCTCTGGAGCAT
The DNA window shown above is from Thermovirga lienii DSM 17291 and carries:
- a CDS encoding Integrase catalytic region (PFAM: Integrase core domain~InterPro IPR001584~KEGG: adg:Adeg_0482 integrase catalytic region~PFAM: Integrase catalytic region~SPTR: Integrase catalytic region) — its product is MTSLYQRLKESGNPKAPMEVICDLIEKGKTAKEIANIMGITERWVRTLMKRKKDGLSAKELLHKKGPRSPHPKRTKPHIEALVIETQQKTNMGPRRLARELKRTLNLNISSYTIRNILRRNNVKTKKVRSRNGNKRYYANLNHWEALQYFQIDSKHIADAKTLPPKAYAALFKYRLPKYQFTAIDIKTRMRILCFSDECSFANGFSFILYIAFLMRALGIRHRMFFQTDNGSEFGGSEESRKRKILQEKFLEPLGVTLLSIPKGEKEAQGFVERSHRTDDEEFYIPALPHITSRKVFMTSAASWVKYYNQKRSHGGRDMNGKTPKEKIFELSLVSSKAATSIPPILLDKVNTFILKMVGAQNISWDSHHLLQLIKRKQFVAPYIIGCFSLFGFISS